The segment GACTTCACTTTAAAGCACCAGCTGTTGCAAACTTTCCtgaaaaattgaatttcttctccttttctaCTATTTATGATGAACCAAGAGACTGAAGTAGCAAGGTTTTGTAACTGAATTTCTTCTTAAGAGATAGTGTTAAGAGATGACTTCTACCTGATATTTTGGCTGTTGAAGGAGATACATGAATTCCTTCTCCTTTTCTACTATTTATGATGAACCAAGAGACTAAAGTAGCTAGGTTTTGTAACTGGATTTCCCTTAGAGATAGTGTTTAAAAGATAACTTCTACCTGATATATTGGCTGTTGAAGTAgatacaacaataacaacaacatatccagtgtaatcccacaagtagAGTTTAGGGAGGGTAGTGGGTGcacaaaccttacccctaccttggaGGTAGAGAGGCTAATTCCGTTAAACCCTCggctcaagtaaagcataacaAAAACGTtcgaaaaaagaaaacaataggAGTGAAGAAGCTTGAGACAAAATGCTAAAGAAAGCATACTAAAAGAAAGAACAATCACTACAACacaataatatgataattgaagTGCAAGGAACATTAAATAGGAACAAAAATGGAATAACAAGAAACTCCTTGAGTAATAGTGTAATATTACTTGTATGAGAAAAATAAACGAAATAGTCTCAACTACCTAACTAACTGTCTACCCTAATCCATGTCCTCCACAACCTCCTATCCAACGTCATGTCCTGAGTAAGCTGCTGCATTTTCCTGTTTTAGTGACCTCTCTCCAATACTTCTTTGGCCTATCTCTACCTCTCCTATAACCATCCATAGCCTCCTGTCACACCTCCACACTGGGGCATCCGTGCATCTCCTCTTCACATGCTCGAACCATCTCAGCCACGCTTACGACATCTTATCCTCCATTGAGGTCATGCCTACCTTCTTGTGGATATCTTCATTTCTATTTTGTTGGAAATTGGCGAAACCATTATGCTGTAATCTTGAGCTGAAGGAGCCCATTCATCTTTTGGTTATGTGGCTGAACTGAATGATATCTGAAATGAAGTCCAGAGTACAATGAGACTGACAAAGGAGGGAAAGAGTGAAACTAGAAAGCATGCAATACTTTTGATAACCATCTAGCATGCAGTGTTATGCTGATGGCTTTGCTAGAACTATATAGCaagattaattataaattttgcaATAGGTTTCATAGATACTTAAAAGAATAACATgggattataaaataaaaaatagattatGAATAGTGTTGTCTGTCACATGCTTGCTGCTAGTCATATGCTTAAGCATTGTCAGGCATTAGATCTTTTTATCTGTTATGTCTTTTGTCGTCTCTCTTGTCATTAGCCTTTTTATTTGCTTCATATGTTATCAGTATGTGATCTTCAGGACCTTGTGTATAACTGTTGAACTAGACATTCTATGCAAAGAGCATGAGAGGATTATTCTGTTCTCTTAGTATTTCTTTAACCCTAGTATTCCAAAGCCACAATGTGCCTGCAGGGACGCATCTCATAGAAGTATCTGCAATTGGCTACTTCTTTTCTCCAGTGAGCTTATTTTCCCACGATCTTTGCCTGATTCATCACCATTTCTATGACAATGATTTTTCGGCTAATAACCTTCTTCTGGCCTTCAGGTTCGAGTTGATGTCAGTGCCAGAAATCCTGGTAAGGTTCAAGCTGCATTAACTGAGAATAGGAGAAGCCTGAGTGAGCTTGTTTTGGAGCCACTGCGAGATGAGCAATATTATGAGGTCtgaccttttcttttctccttattttctcttccttttttttttattaatttcctAATTGATATGTGAATATTTCATGCAGATGAGGGAACCATTCTCTGTTATGTCTTTGGTGAAGAGCCCAATGGGTCTGATGGTTGGATTCATGGTGGTTGTGATGTTTTTGATGCCAAAATTGGTAGAGAATATGGGTGAGTGTAAACAATATTTTTCTACCATTGTCTAAACTAAATTGCATTGACGTCCAGTAGGGCAGCAAATCCACAATTCAGTTCCAGTTATCCATTCGCAATGCTAGTATGTTGTGTTTGCAGACGACAACAATATGAAACCTCCTATGGGACAACACCCCAAAGTGATTATGATTTATATCTGTTCATGAATTCATCCACCAGCATCTCACTTTTATTGAATTGGATAATGAATctaatgaattatgaatgatgCTTGTCCATTTTCAAGCGTCAACTATGAATTTAGGATGgaatcaaaatctaaaaaagaGGATGGTTATACTCCTACAAGAAACATCAGTCGTTCATCCTTATAAACCTACCTGACCACATCTGCCTCATAACATTTtctctctgtctctctctctGAAAGTTTCTTGACTCACAGTGACCTTCTAAATGCATCAATCTACCTTCATTTGGATTTGTTGTTGCCTATATTACTAACTGCATGTTGTTTATATATGTATCTAATTGGTAGCATGTGCATCTTATGTGTCTCTGGATACCTGTTTGTGTAATATTTGTCTAAATCTGTAGCATTTCCATGGATCTGATAGAATTAACACGTCTCAATTGTACATTTCACAAAAGAGTTATATCCATAGGTTTGTTTAAATTGttcttgagtcatacccctCCTAGATCATAATAATTAGAGTTCTTTTGCTGTTTAAATTGTTCTTGAGTCATACCCTGCTCCAACTATCTCGAACCTTGGAATTAACAGCTGTTTGCACACTGAAGGAAAAAAACTTTCTGATTATGTATTTCAGGGTTTTGCTTTAAAAGTAGGCTAAGTGTGATGGCTGGGTTATTTTTCTGTCTCTGTCTCTGTCTCTGTCTCtgtctctctctcacacacacacatctTTTATATTTGGGTCTCTGGTAAGTGATGGCTTAAGGTTCTTATAGTATCACTTCTGcaaaatatgatatgtgaagaTTTTAGAATTTAGTGTATGTGAGAGGAATGAAATTAAAGGAACAAGGAGACATGAAGGAGGAGGTCATGGAGGCAGATAGGTGGTAGAGAGAGTAAAAAGCACTGTACCTATTTCTTTTGGGTCAAGTATTTTCCGCAGTTAAAAATTTGTCCAACTATTATTATGCATAAAGGGTGGATCattcttggatattttcataattcttaTATTTCAATCCAACTCCTTTTAATCAATTTTGATCAGTGGGAGATCCGTTTACTTGGTAATGCACTGTTTGCAATATTCCTACTGCCACTTTCAACCTTCTGGATCAGCAACATCTCTTAGGTGATGTTCAGCCATCAGATGTCATTGATACCATATCAAGCCTATAAATGACCGAATACTTACCAACCGTTGATAATATTATACAGTAGAAATACTTCTGTGCTGATTGCACTTGTTTTTACGTGGCAGATCCTGAAGAAATTAGGAAAGCACAAGAGGAAATGAGAAGCCAAGGAGTTCCCAGTCTTTCAAGCTTGTTACCTGGGGCACAAAGGAGTAACTAGTGATTGTATGAAGAACATTGAAGCTTTGCACTGATACAAAAGGGAATTCTCTTGCTGCCATTTTTATGGAAAAGTTGAAATGATGTAAAACTTTAGTTGCAATGATTCATCTCAGGCTGTATGTTTCTAATGACCACAAGTAGTTCAATTGTTAATCTTAAAAATCCTTTGTCTCTTCTGTTAAAATGTCACATCTTTAAGTACCCCTTATCAGGCTTTGATGTGAAATTGTTTTTCCCTACTTTGAAGTAGATTATAAAAAGAAGTTGAGTACCTGGTAGTTTATGGGGTCTTTAGAACAACTTTGGGTTCAGTATGATGTGTCCCAGTGCCGATTTATTCTTATTGTTGAAGTATTGGTATCTCTATACATGATTATGCTGAGCTCTAGTTTTATAGTTTGTGTACGCAGGTTGGATACAGACTAACCTTTTATCTACATGTTACGACTCGAAATCGGATATTCATGGCGCCCTACCCTAAACCTCCACCTCCAGTAGGCAAGTCAagttcaaaattatatattgtaaATAAGATTAGAAATGACTAAAGTGGAAGAAAttgtatatcatatatatatatatatatatatatatatatatatatatgagagaaCCTTAAGTCGGCTTACGTGATGTCATTACAAattataattcacttttaatttattgattttctaaACTAGTCTTGCCTTTTAATGAAAAGTCatgatattttattgaaaaattgtgacttatgaaaagtaaatgaaaaattgcgacttttatgaaatattgtCACTTTACTGAAAGGTTGTGACTATTGAAAAGtagcgacttttatgaaaagttgctacttttatgaaaagttaaaacttttatcAAAGGTTGACTTTTTTGAAGGGTTGATacttttctaaataaatgtaaaatttcCAATAAggaacaataaatatttttttacactaTCATTTGTTATCTATAAATATAGTGATTTCCTCCCATTCtaaaacaacgaaaattttGAACCTccttctcctcttcttcttcagaACTAAATAGTTGTGTACTTTACTCATGTTAAGTGACTCAGTGACACCATTGCTCATGTTATAGATCATGAATATATGTttacaatcattaatttatgattatacTATGAAGGATACTCCCTCCGCCTCAAAAAGGAtaacctagtttgacttggaacggagtttaagaaaagaaagaagactttttaatcttgtggttctaaattaaagttatgtcaaatgtaccaaaacaccctttaatcttatggtcttaaacatgttacGTGGAAAgctaaagttaaagtgttgccaaaaaaggaaagaggacatttttttgaaacaaactaaaaaggaaatagggacaTTCTGTTTGAAACGGATGGAGTATAAGATAGGAtgtagggtgtgtttggtaaatgttttccaattttctcatgtttggttgggtaAAATGGTTTTCAAATCAACTTGTTTTCCTCAAATTCATGGAAAATGATTTCCCTtcaaaaagtaatgaaaatcTTTTCCAAAACTTTCCCCTAACTTCAATACCACCCcctcccaaaaaaataaatatattaaaacttaagttttttttaatttagtttttcatttctaatttttattttttcaccccaTCTTCCCTACCCCCCTACCCCTAAATCCCCACTACCCACCCtttcccaaaaaaattaagtttatttttagaaaatatttgaattttaattcaaaCATTAATTTCTACTCtcgagtaaaaataaaagatattttctcaaaaataattttcattcataaatcaaacatgagaaaataagtcaaaaatctacttgttttggaggaaaacattttccttcacaccaaacacacccataataatattcattttcctttacattattGATCATTTATGTAAGTAAGATAATATTGTGTTTTAATTTTAGTGACTGATAAGTTTTAagtgttattttatatattaagtgATACTAAACTTTCGCACAAAGCGTGGATAAATTTACTAgtaataatataagaattgaCCCTTAGTATAGATATATACAAATTCGTAAAAAATATACACAAAGAATCCAAAAGAGACCGAGAGAGACGAATATATAAAGGTACCAAGCCTAGACTTGGTGTCATCCGTCAAAAGCATCTAAAGTAGATGAATAGAGCTATACAAAACGTATctaacaaataagaaaatatagacAACAAAATACCAAAGGAAAGCAACAAGTCTTTGAACGCTAAGAGCCCACTACAATTTGAACAACTATGGGGCCTTGAATGAGAGAAGATCAGCAGGGATGACTTGTAATAGGTGTTGTgtcataaaaagataaaatgtaGTATGAATATCAAAAGAAGGGTCCTCCGTAGGCCTCATAGGCCAGCCAACCGagtgttgaatccatcccattttttgatcaactttagctattcaattgctacaagcaattgttaaaaaggaatagtaattggagttgaaaacaaaagatttggtggttggcaaattggtaagatttgcaatcATTTTTGattttgctatatttacctatgtcattagtgacataggcatgattttatccttctataaatagagcattcttgctcatttgtagaacgcaccaaactagagagaaaaaccactttcagagcaaagtgaggtacttcatagactatacaagaaaaatagcatgtgaagaaaaatagagtgtgaacgatattttagtaaagggAAAACCAAAaaagtgttgttccttttgagtgtatagtagtcactttgagtct is part of the Solanum pennellii chromosome 8, SPENNV200 genome and harbors:
- the LOC107028708 gene encoding ER membrane protein complex subunit 7 homolog — translated: MNRSMAILLTLIQLVSLLPSSLAFASGSTDGYTINGRVKIPGFSLKGSGLAAKASNVKVILNSGQQVTFLRPDGYFSFHNVPAGTHLIEVSAIGYFFSPVRVDVSARNPGKVQAALTENRRSLSELVLEPLRDEQYYEMREPFSVMSLVKSPMGLMVGFMVVVMFLMPKLVENMDPEEIRKAQEEMRSQGVPSLSSLLPGAQRSN